The proteins below come from a single Triticum aestivum cultivar Chinese Spring chromosome 5D, IWGSC CS RefSeq v2.1, whole genome shotgun sequence genomic window:
- the LOC123120804 gene encoding sulfate transporter 4.1, chloroplastic, with the protein MEKSSFASASSGELTAAVYGAGRPVRVIPLRHPLDAAVREAAASSSPSPLSAAMERARAMGPWEWAEAALPCLAWMRSYRWKEDFQADLAAGITVGVMLVPQAMSYAKLAGLHPIYGLYTGFVPLFVYAIFGSSRQLAVGPVALVSLLVSNVLGGIVNSSSELYTELAILLAFMVGILECLMALLRLGWLIRFISHSVISGFTTASAIVIGLSQIKYFLGYSVTRSSKIIPLIESIIAGIDQFSWPPFVMGSAFLVILLIMKKLGKTNKKLRFLRASGPLTAVVLGTLFVKIFRPTAISVVGEIPQGLPSFSIPRGFEHLMSLMPTAILITGVAILESVGIAKALAAKNGYELDSNKELFGLGLSNICGSFFSAYPATGSFSRSAVNHESGAKTGLSGIIMGIIICSALLFMTPLFTDIPQCALAAIVISAVTGLVDYEEAIFLWGIDKKDFFLWAMTFTTTLTFGIEIGVLVGVGFSLAFVIHESANPHIAVLGRLPGTTVYRNTLQYPEAYTYNGIVVVRVDAPIYFANISYIKDRLREYELKLPNSNRGPDVGRVYFVILEMSPVTYIDSSAVQALKDLHQEYKARDIQIAIANPNRQVHLLLSRAGIIDMIGAGWCFVRVHDAVQVCLQHVRSSSSNAIKLSPQASGNLTESPKAQQRYGFLRNLWKA; encoded by the exons ATGGAGAAGTCGTCGTTCGcgtcggcgagctccggcgagctcaccGCCGCCGTTTACGGAGCAGGGAGGCCGGTGAGGGTGATACCGCTGCGCCACCCACTGGATGCGGCTGTGCGGGaggcggccgcctcctcctccccgtcacCGTTGTCGGCGGCGATGGAGAGGGCGCGGGCGATGGGGCCGTGGGAGTGGGCGGAGGCGGCTCTCCCGTGCTTGGCGTGGATGCGGAGCTACAGATGGAAGGAGGACTTCCAGGCCGACCTCGCCGCCGGCATCACTGTCGGCGTCATGCTTGTGCCTCAG GCAATGTCATATGCAAAGCTGGCTGGGCTTCACCCAATTTATGGGCTCT ACACAGGCTTTGTCCCACTATTTGTCTACGCGATTTTTGGGTCCTCACGACAATTAGCAGTAGGTCCAGTGGCACTTGTCTCTCTGCTAGTGTCCAATGTTCTTGGGGGTATAGTTAATTCATCTAGTGAGCTGTACACGGAATTAGCCATATTATTGGCATTCATGGTTGGAATACTGGAATGCTTGATGGCATTGCTAAG ACTTGGCTGGCTTATTCGTTTCATTAGCCATTCTGTAATATCTGGATTCACTACAGCTTCGGCCATCGTAATTGGTTTGTCCCAAATCAAGTATTTCTTGGGTTACAGTGTTACAAGAAGTAGCAAAATTATACCACTTATTGAGAGTATAATTGCTGGAATAGATCAG TTCTCCTGGCCTCCATTTGTAATGGGATCAGCGTTTCTTGTTATTCTTCTAATAATGAAAAAGCTA GGGAAAACAAATAAAAAATTACGTTTCCTGAGAGCTTCTGGTCCACTAACAGCTGTTGTTCTTGGAACATTGTTTGTGAAAATTTTCCGTCCAACTGCCATATCAGTG GTAGGTGAAATACCGCAAGGCCTTCCCAGTTTCTCCATTCCTCGAGGATTTGAACATCTGATGTCCCTAATGCCAACTGCAATACTTATCACTGGTGTTGCTATTTTG GAGTCTGTTGGGATTGCTAAAGCGTTAGCTGCGAAGAATGGTTATGAGTTGGACTCAAACAAAGAG TTATTTGGCCTTGGCTTATCAAATATATGCGGTTCATTCTTCTCTGCATATCCTGCTACAG GCTCCTTTTCTAGGTCTGCTGTGAATCATGAAAGCGGGGCAAAGACTGGATTATCAGGAATCATAATGGGCATAATAATTTGCAGTGCTCTCTTGTTTATGACACCATTATTTACTGATATACCTCAG TGTGCATTGGCTGCCATTGTGATTTCTGCTGTCACTGGCCTG GTAGATTATGAAGAGGCCATCTTCCTGTGGGGTATTGATAAGAAGGATTTCTTTCTGTGGGCGATGACATTTACTACAACCTTAACTTTTGGCATTGAGATTGGTGTCCTTGTTGGG GTCGGGTTTTCGCTGGCATTTGTGATCCATGAATCTGCAAATCCGCATATAG CTGTTTTGGGCCGTTTGCCTGGCACCACTGTGTACAGGAATACATTGCAGTACCCTGAGGCTTATACATACAACGGGATTGTTGTTGTCCGTGTTGATGCACCAATCTACTTTGCTAACATAAGTTACATAAAGGACAG GTTGCGTGAGTATGAGCTCAAACTCCCAAATTCAAACCGTGGACCTGATGTTGGAAGGGTGTACTTTGTGATCCTCGAGATGTCCC CTGTTACATACATCGACTCGAGCGCTGTTCAAGCTCTCAAGGACCTGCACCAAGAATACAAAGCACGCGACATCCAG ATTGCTATAGCGAATCCTAACCGGCAGGTGCACCTATTGCTGTCAAGAGCGGGCATCATCGACATGATTGGCGCAGGGTGGTGTTTCGTCCGAGTGCACGACGCGGTGCAAGTATGCCTCCAGCATGTGCGGAGTTCATCGTCGAATGCCATTAAGTTATCCCCACAGGCGTCTGGGAACTTGACGGAGTCTCCCAAGGCGCAGCAGCGGTATGGCTTCCTGAGGAACCTCTGGAAAGCATAA